One Cupriavidus taiwanensis LMG 19424 DNA segment encodes these proteins:
- the pdxR gene encoding MocR-like pyridoxine biosynthesis transcription factor PdxR → MSLKSPATMWSQLFQQHALSGLSLQGKIRQMLVSAILDEQLPQGEPLPSSRELSAQLRVARNTVVLAYQQLVDEGYLVARERSGYFVNPGILGTRVSGVASLRGEPVPARAGEPDWERRFVFRPTQQRNIVKRANWRDYPYPFIYGQYDPALFPTADWRECCLKALSVLDIHDWAQDMILRDDESLVQQIRTRVLPRRGVWAGTDEIVVTVGAQQALYLLADLLVSPDTPVGIEDPGYPDARNIFGSHTSNLVPLPVDDGGLMLSDAQRACDYVYVTPGHQCPTTVTMPLARRQALLRQAEEADFVLIEDDYEAESRFEGDPTPTLKSLDRSNRVIYVGSLSKSLAPGLRIGYIVGPAALIAELRGARRLMLRHPSAYIQRAFSLFLSLGHYDAHLRRLAAAHRERAEAVLAALAAHMPDFHAVPIAGGASCWIEGPSWLDADALARLAELQGVLIEPGSVFFMAEPAPRNGFRLGYSSISLDRIEPGIRVLAGVARELQATAGSATPPAAVTSRARPAA, encoded by the coding sequence ATGAGCCTCAAGTCCCCCGCCACGATGTGGTCCCAGCTGTTCCAGCAGCACGCCCTGTCGGGCCTGAGCCTGCAGGGCAAGATCCGGCAGATGCTGGTCTCGGCCATCCTCGACGAGCAGCTGCCGCAAGGCGAACCGCTGCCGAGCAGCCGCGAGCTGTCGGCGCAGCTGCGCGTGGCGCGCAACACGGTGGTGCTGGCCTACCAGCAGCTGGTCGACGAGGGCTACCTGGTCGCGCGCGAGCGCAGCGGCTACTTCGTCAACCCCGGCATCCTCGGCACCCGCGTCAGCGGCGTGGCCTCGCTGCGCGGCGAGCCGGTGCCGGCGCGCGCGGGCGAGCCCGACTGGGAACGGCGTTTCGTGTTCCGCCCCACGCAGCAGCGCAATATCGTCAAGCGCGCCAACTGGCGCGACTACCCCTACCCCTTCATCTACGGCCAGTACGACCCGGCGCTGTTCCCCACCGCGGACTGGCGCGAATGCTGCCTGAAGGCGCTGAGCGTGCTCGACATCCACGACTGGGCCCAGGACATGATCCTGCGCGACGACGAGTCGCTGGTGCAGCAGATCCGCACCCGCGTGCTGCCGCGCCGCGGGGTCTGGGCCGGCACCGACGAGATCGTGGTCACCGTAGGCGCGCAGCAGGCGCTGTACCTGCTGGCCGACCTGCTGGTCAGCCCCGACACGCCGGTGGGCATCGAGGACCCCGGCTATCCGGACGCGCGCAATATCTTCGGCTCGCACACGTCGAACCTGGTGCCGCTGCCGGTCGATGACGGGGGCCTGATGCTGTCCGATGCGCAGCGCGCGTGCGACTACGTCTACGTGACCCCGGGCCACCAGTGCCCGACCACCGTCACCATGCCGCTGGCGCGGCGCCAGGCGCTGCTGCGGCAGGCCGAGGAAGCCGACTTCGTGCTGATCGAGGACGACTACGAGGCCGAGAGCCGCTTCGAAGGCGATCCCACGCCCACGCTCAAGAGCCTGGACCGCAGCAACCGCGTGATCTACGTCGGCAGCCTGTCCAAGAGCCTGGCGCCGGGCCTGCGCATCGGCTACATCGTCGGCCCGGCCGCGCTGATCGCGGAGCTGCGCGGCGCGCGCCGGCTGATGCTGCGGCATCCGTCTGCTTATATCCAGCGCGCGTTCTCGCTGTTCCTGTCGCTCGGCCACTATGACGCGCACCTGCGCCGGCTCGCCGCCGCGCACCGCGAGCGCGCCGAAGCGGTGCTGGCCGCGCTGGCCGCGCATATGCCGGATTTCCATGCGGTGCCCATCGCCGGCGGGGCCTCCTGCTGGATCGAAGGGCCGTCCTGGCTCGACGCCGATGCACTGGCGCGGCTGGCGGAGCTGCAAGGCGTGCTGATCGAGCCCGGCAGCGTCTTCTTCATGGCCGAGCCCGCGCCGCGCAACGGCTTCCGGCTGGGCTACTCGTCGATCTCGCTGGACCGCATCGAGCCCGGCATCCGCGTGCTGGCCGGCGTCGCGCGTGAACTGCAGGCCACCGCGGGCAGCGCAACGCCCCCCGCCGCCGTCACTTCCCGAGCCCGCCCCGCCGCCTGA
- a CDS encoding NAD(P)/FAD-dependent oxidoreductase produces MQAVAPRSSLLAGEQSTAPTRPYDPAYDPLHTPTPGHGREYAPTYWIGTAGEPPADDGPITHDIDVDVAIIGSGFTGLTCAIFLAQEYGIKATVLEANRVSWGCSTRNGGQAQCASGRLKRSQWIQRYGLDTALRLHQEVCDGMETFKGLIKDIDCDPQPGGHLYIAHRDKVMPALEKEAKILREVFNYDARILDADTVRREYVDDKEAAGAMHEPEGIGIHAGKLAFGYLRRARALGAKVHPSSPVTGWETRNGVHYLRTPGGIVRARAVGVATGGYTSQSLHRELKNRLFPILSNSIVTRPLTADELAACNFRTTQVITDTRILRHYYRLMPDGRLQIGSRSAITGNDAPQDQYKQKLIADMHRKFPALQGIQIDYSWWGWVDVSHDMMPRITQPDPAQSIYYAMGYGGNGVMYSAQAGKRLAALIAGKSSALPELPIFRSPLPFPNVREMVESQMFAPFRRLGQRVLYHWYHWKDDVF; encoded by the coding sequence ATGCAAGCCGTAGCCCCCCGCAGCAGCCTCCTGGCCGGCGAGCAGTCGACCGCCCCGACCCGGCCGTACGACCCCGCCTACGATCCGCTGCACACGCCCACGCCCGGCCATGGCCGGGAATACGCCCCAACTTACTGGATCGGCACCGCGGGAGAGCCGCCCGCCGACGACGGCCCGATCACGCATGACATCGATGTCGACGTGGCCATCATCGGCTCCGGCTTCACCGGCCTGACCTGCGCCATCTTCCTGGCGCAGGAATACGGCATCAAGGCCACCGTGCTCGAGGCCAACCGCGTCAGCTGGGGCTGCAGCACGCGCAACGGCGGCCAGGCGCAATGCGCGTCGGGCCGGCTCAAGCGCTCGCAGTGGATCCAGCGCTACGGCCTCGATACCGCGCTGCGCCTGCACCAGGAGGTCTGCGACGGCATGGAGACCTTCAAGGGGCTGATCAAGGACATCGACTGCGATCCGCAGCCCGGCGGCCACCTGTATATCGCGCACCGCGACAAGGTAATGCCCGCGCTGGAGAAGGAAGCGAAAATCCTGCGCGAGGTGTTCAACTACGACGCGCGCATCCTTGACGCCGACACCGTGCGGCGCGAATACGTCGACGACAAGGAAGCCGCGGGCGCGATGCACGAGCCCGAGGGCATCGGCATCCATGCCGGCAAGCTCGCCTTCGGCTACCTGCGCCGCGCGCGCGCGCTTGGCGCGAAGGTGCATCCGTCCAGCCCCGTGACCGGCTGGGAAACGCGCAACGGCGTGCACTACCTGCGCACCCCCGGCGGCATCGTGCGCGCGCGCGCCGTGGGCGTGGCCACCGGCGGCTATACCTCGCAGTCGCTGCACCGCGAGCTGAAGAACCGGCTGTTCCCGATCCTGTCGAACTCCATCGTCACACGCCCGCTCACGGCGGACGAGCTGGCCGCGTGCAACTTCCGCACCACGCAGGTCATCACCGACACCCGCATCCTGCGCCACTACTACCGGCTGATGCCCGACGGCCGCCTGCAGATCGGCAGCCGCAGCGCCATCACCGGCAACGATGCTCCGCAAGACCAGTACAAGCAGAAGCTGATCGCGGACATGCACCGCAAATTCCCCGCGCTGCAGGGCATCCAGATCGACTATTCCTGGTGGGGCTGGGTCGACGTCAGCCACGACATGATGCCGCGCATCACCCAGCCCGACCCGGCGCAGTCGATCTACTACGCCATGGGCTACGGCGGCAACGGCGTGATGTATTCCGCCCAGGCCGGCAAGCGCCTGGCGGCGCTGATCGCCGGCAAGTCCTCGGCGCTGCCGGAACTGCCCATCTTCCGCTCGCCGCTGCCGTTCCCCAACGTGCGCGAGATGGTCGAATCGCAGATGTTCGCGCCGTTCCGGAGGTTGGGACAGCGGGTGCTGTATCACTGGTATCACTGGAAGGACGACGTGTTCTGA
- a CDS encoding nuclear transport factor 2 family protein yields the protein MSKDNTAAGIELLQAFNDAWNRHDIDALMACMADDCVFHGVAGPDLLGRSFVGREAVREGFQLAWQTFPDAQWVDGDHFVVGDRGVSESTFRGTRADGARIEARMVDVFTFRGGKIAVKNAYRKDRPPVAAVA from the coding sequence ATGTCCAAGGACAATACCGCCGCCGGCATCGAACTGCTGCAAGCCTTCAACGACGCCTGGAACCGCCACGATATCGACGCGCTGATGGCCTGCATGGCCGATGATTGCGTCTTCCACGGCGTGGCCGGCCCTGACCTGCTCGGCCGCAGCTTCGTCGGCCGCGAGGCGGTGCGCGAAGGCTTCCAGCTGGCCTGGCAGACCTTCCCCGATGCGCAATGGGTCGATGGCGACCACTTTGTCGTCGGCGACCGCGGCGTCAGCGAATCCACCTTCCGCGGCACCCGCGCCGACGGCGCGCGCATCGAAGCGCGCATGGTCGACGTGTTCACCTTCCGCGGCGGCAAGATCGCGGTGAAGAACGCCTACCGCAAGGACCGCCCGCCGGTGGCAGCCGTAGCCTGA
- a CDS encoding ligase-associated DNA damage response exonuclease: MHQEARLETTRQLPDSASPGDLIVARPEGLYCPPGDFYIDPWRPVERAVITHAHSDHARFGHAHYLCAAPGRGVLLARLPGIQLDTLRYGERITHHGVTLSLHPAGHVLGSAQVRLEHGGQVWVASGDYKLEADGTCDPFEPVPCDTFITESTFGLPIYRWPPQATLMAEIFDWWQANSRVGRASIVYAYTFGKAQRILHGLLRHAGGDGMPGPVIVHGALTQLNAAYAEAGVALPPMALATELPARSPLLRQALVVAPPSAQRSPWLRRFGDASDAFASGWMQLRGTRRRRGVDRGFALSDHADWPGLLQAISATGAARIIVTHGNVPVMVRYLSERGWQAQAFDTEYGDDDEAARAELAPSAEAGQEEAAP; this comes from the coding sequence GTGCATCAGGAGGCACGCTTGGAAACCACCCGGCAGCTCCCAGACTCCGCCAGCCCCGGCGACCTGATCGTTGCCCGCCCGGAAGGCCTCTATTGCCCGCCCGGCGATTTCTACATCGATCCATGGCGCCCGGTCGAGCGCGCCGTTATCACGCACGCGCACTCCGACCATGCCCGCTTCGGCCATGCGCACTATCTGTGTGCCGCGCCCGGCCGCGGCGTGCTGCTGGCGCGGCTGCCTGGCATCCAACTCGACACCCTGCGCTACGGCGAACGCATTACCCACCATGGCGTTACGCTGAGCCTGCATCCGGCCGGGCATGTGCTGGGCTCTGCGCAGGTGCGGCTGGAGCATGGCGGGCAGGTCTGGGTGGCCTCGGGCGACTACAAGCTGGAAGCCGACGGCACCTGCGACCCGTTCGAGCCGGTGCCCTGCGACACCTTCATCACCGAAAGCACCTTCGGCCTGCCGATCTACCGCTGGCCGCCGCAGGCCACGCTGATGGCCGAGATTTTCGACTGGTGGCAGGCCAATTCCCGCGTCGGGCGGGCCAGCATCGTCTACGCCTATACCTTCGGCAAGGCGCAGCGCATCCTGCACGGCCTGCTGCGGCATGCCGGTGGCGATGGCATGCCTGGGCCGGTGATCGTGCATGGCGCGCTGACGCAGCTCAACGCCGCCTATGCCGAGGCCGGCGTCGCGCTTCCGCCGATGGCGCTGGCCACCGAGCTGCCGGCGCGCAGCCCGCTGCTGCGCCAGGCGCTGGTGGTGGCGCCGCCATCGGCACAACGTTCGCCTTGGCTGCGGCGTTTCGGCGATGCCTCCGATGCCTTCGCCAGCGGCTGGATGCAGCTGCGCGGCACGCGCCGCCGCCGGGGCGTGGACCGAGGCTTCGCGCTGTCCGACCATGCCGACTGGCCCGGTCTGCTGCAGGCGATCAGCGCCACCGGCGCCGCACGCATCATCGTGACCCACGGCAACGTGCCGGTGATGGTGCGCTATCTGAGCGAGCGCGGCTGGCAGGCGCAGGCCTTCGATACCGAGTACGGCGACGACGATGAAGCGGCGCGCGCAGAGCTGGCGCCGTCGGCCGAAGCGGGCCAGGAAGAGGCCGCGCCATGA